A stretch of the Aegilops tauschii subsp. strangulata cultivar AL8/78 chromosome 4, Aet v6.0, whole genome shotgun sequence genome encodes the following:
- the LOC109760045 gene encoding peroxidase 70: MARASTRLPPFLLLLAATCAAVANAQLSENYYGSSCPAALLTIRTTVATAVLLDRRMGASLLRLYFHDCFVQGCDASVLLDDTPSFTGEKGAGPNAGSLRGFEVIDRIKLLLELICPGTVSCADILAVAAHDAVVHLGGPSWTVLLGRRDATTASASLANSDLPGPNSNLNDLLAAFSKKGLSSTDMVALSGGHTIGRAQCQNYRNRIYADTDIDGTFAASLRGDCPQGGGNDGNLAPLDASSPDYFDNSYFSGLLSHRGLLHSDQALYDGGSTDGLVRSYASNNDQFGSDFAAAMVKLGNLGVLTGAYGEIRVNCRAVN; encoded by the exons ATGGCTCGTGCCAGCACTCGTCTCCCACCTTTTCTCTTGCTCCTCGCAGCAACTTGTGCCGCGGTAGCGAACGCGCAGCTGTCGGAGAACTACTACGGTTCTTCTTGCCCCGCGGCGCTTCTCACTATCAGGACTACCGTGGCGACGGCGGTGCTGCTCGACCGCCGCATGGGCGCCTCCCTTCTCCGGCTTTACTTCCACGACTGCTTTGTGCAA GGGTGCGACGCGTCCGTGCTGCTGGACGACACGCCCAGCTTCACCGGCGAAAAGGGGGCGGGGCCGAACGCAGGGTCGCTGCGCGGTTTCGAGGTGATTGACAGGATCAAGCTGCTGCTGGAGCTGATTTGCCCGGGGACCGTCTCCTGCGCCGACATCCTCGCCGTCGCTGCCCACGACGCCGTCGTCCAC CTAGGGGGGCCATCATGGACGGTTCTACTTGGGAGGAGGGACGCCACCACCGCAAGTGCGTCCTTGGCCAACAGTGACCTCCCCGGCCCCAACTCCAACCTCAATGATCTCCTCGCCGCTTTCTCCAAGAAGGGATTAAGCAGCACCGACATGGTTGCTCTCTCAG GGGGGCACACCATCGGCCGGGCGCAATGCCAGAATTACCGAAACCGGATCTACGCCGACACCGACATCGACGGGACCTTCGCGGCGTCGCTGCGAGGCGACTGCCCACAGGGTGGTGGCAACGACGGCAACCTCGCGCCTCTCGACGCCTCCTCGCCCGACTACTTCGACAACAGCTACTTCTCCGGCCTCCTCAGCCATCGGGGGCTGCTCCACTCCGACCAGGCGCTGTACGACGGCGGCTCCACGGACGGTCTGGTCAGGAGCTACGCGTCCAACAATGATCAGTTCGGCAGCGACTTCGCGGCCGCCATGGTGAAGCTGGGCAATCTCGGTGTGCTCACGGGGGCGTACGGTGAAATCAGGGTCAACTGCCGGGCAGTAAACTGA